The DNA region AAAAATGTTTATGTGAACACACATTGTTCACAAATTCCAAAAATTGGGGATAAAATTTGAACAGTAAACTTTTATGTTGATGATTTAATGTATATTGGAAATGATAAAAGTATCTGGGATGAATTTAAGAATTCGATGAAGTTTCATGTTGTATTTGAAGTTTCATGTGAAATTATTTTTTTGTCAAAGAAAATATACTTATGAAATTTTATTAAGGTTTAGAATGGAAGAAAGTAATCAAGGAAAGAGTCTCATAGTACCGCCATAAGTTGTTAAAGGATGGAACTAGAACCAAAATTGATGAAACTTTATTCAAACAAGTTGTTGGATGTACTTGACTGCTACACGATCCGATTGATGTATGGAGTAAGTCCTATTAGTAGATTCATGTCTCTTTGGGATTTTCTATATAAAAGGTAGGTTATACAAATATTGTGGCATATGTTAACAACGATTTTGATTTTGCTAGTGGTCTGGATGATCGGAGAAGTACTATCGATTTTATTTCCTTACTTGGTTTTGGAGCTATTTCTTGGTCCTAAAAATCACCGGAGAAGTACTATGGGCTTTGTTTCCTTATTGGTTTTAGAGCTATTTCTTGATCTTAAAACTTAAAAATCACCTTGTAATGACATTGTTTACTATAGAAGCCGAGTACATAGCAACTTCACCTTGTACATGCCAGCGTGTTTGGATGAGACACGTGGTAGAGAAACTTGATCGTAAAGAGAAGAGGAGCACTCTATGTTTGGATGAGATACTCTATGTTTGGATGAGACAATATATTTGATTCAATAAATGATTTTCTCCAATGATAGAATATAAATCTGCAATGTACCATGTCAATGGCGATTTTAGTCGCTCCCCATCAAGAAATCCATCATAGTTGAAAGAGAGAGAGTAAAATTTGACACTAACAAGTTAAATTTAAAACATAATTTTGGATCTTTTTCTTAAAATAAAGTAAAAGAGATATAAAAGTTAAAACTGAACAATAATCTTAGGTGAATTTTACGACAAAGACAAAAAGTTTACACTTAGAAAAAAAGAGCAAGACACGTCACAATCCTCAATTTATCGTGACATATACATCCAGCGACCAACTTAACTCCTGCGAGATACCACGAGGGATTCATAATTATTCGTTCAAATACCACACAAATCACTATCAAATTGCCGACGTTGTAAAGAATAAACCAAAAAATAAAAACGGACCAATTTTGGCTGGTTATGCTCTTAATGTcttgttctttttattttttgagTTGATATCTGTCTTATTCGTGAACATATACTACAAAGAAAGGCAACAAGTTGAAATTCCCTAAATTATACGATAAGCACTCAAACCGATACAACTTGCTTCTAGTTCCATCTAACGGCATGATGTTAGATAAATAGTCAGACGAGTCACGAGGACAAGAGTTTCCTAGTCAGATTCTTATTGGTTCTTGGCGATTTGATGATTGATGGATAAGATAGTAGCATACACTATTAAGCGAATTAACTAAAAATATAGTAAATGTTACTAGTTagagaaaataaaatgaaagtACCCAACTAATTTATAAATCAAGAACAAAAGCTAAGAAATTAGAAATGTGGTAAAAGAGGAAAATATCATCTTATCATATATTTATATATATCAGGGAGAGGGAAAAAATGAAAGGTATCAAGGACTAAAGCTTCTATGAACTGCATGTTGCAAGATATGTGTATATGAATCAATGCCTCAGTGTACAATGCAGTTTGATCGGCTCTCACCCTGTAATGGCAGGGTAGCTTCTATACATTGAATGTGATGGTTGGTTTATTTCCATATTTTATATATAAAACTACCCTGGCTAATTTTCTTGACCTCCTCAAGCTTTTTTTTTCATGAAAAAAGTCTACCCCCAACCCTTCTTCTAACAGACACTATGGCTTCCCTTTGCTAAAACTGTGTAAATTTAATGTCATAGGCAGAAAGCTAAGTGCACAAGTAGAGGACATAAGTACTATTCCATTATTTTCCAAACACTCCACTTACGATGTACTTCTCGATGTGTCGTCTTCTGATGGTTCTAAACATTCCTCTGGATTGGCATAGAAAAAATCCTCTTCTTTTGGTCGATCAGGTATTACCAATCTTTTCGTTGCGCCGCCCATGCGATCTGCATGAGATTGCTTCACGGCAGAAGAGAATTCATCCCAGCTCATTGCTCCATTGTTGTATTGATCTATCAACTCAACTAAGAGCTTTCTGTTCAATAAAATTGTCTTCTTgaacccaagatatctgcagaAGAATGGGAGAGTACAAGTCAATATCATTTGGATAAATGGGAGATACGTGTTCTAGATTGGGGAGTGcacaaaaaaaaaatctcataAAGAATAAACGAAAATATAGAGAACAAGTACTATTACCGCCGGTTGAAACAAATTCTAATTTGAATGCAGTGGAATGGAACAGCAAATCATGTAGAGTAGACAAATAACATTTCTTATTATTAGCCAATTTTTACCTGCGATGACCTTCAACTACTTTGGCCATATTTCCATCATATGTAGGAACAAAGATATCACTCTCTAATGAAACAAGATAATCCAATGCTGCCATTTGAGAGGAATGGTTTTGGAAGAACTGGAGTTCAGACGGTTCCAACAGTGTTTCCTTTCTGACCTGTTTCAGACAAGCACAAATGTACAACAATAAGAGGAATTCAAACAAGAAAAGAatcacaattcaaaggttctcttGATTGCGCCGTAAGTTAGTTACCAATTTTGGATAGTTCTTTGCTAGACTGGCCATTCTCCTACTCCCACCATATATTTCCCCAGCAGCAATGTAGATTTGAATGTTTTGATCAATGTCAAAGGCCCTAAGCGCAAGAGCAGTCTCTTCGGGTGTTAGAGGACATAAACCATCTTTTCTTTTCAAATCGGAATTAattattttttctttccaccaaGGATAAGCATATCTGCCAATGTTCAGGAAATTAAAATTTAGCAAAGATTTACGTTATATTTCCTTTCAAACTCCAGGAATGAAAGTTATGGAACAGATAACTCACCTCATCCTTGTCAATTCTTCTACCTCGTCACTGTTGCAACCTTGAGTACAGCCAGAAAATGCCAACATGTCCATCTCATACCTCAGGTGAAGTACCAGAAATGGGCCATTCTGTTTCAGAAGATTGATCACCTTTCTGCCTAACTCCTCAATCTGAGGAGTAAATCTAAGAGCACTAAAATTGACTCGGCAACGCAGCTTCTGAATCTCTAAAGATTGTCCATTATTTGCCAACCGAGCATCCGTTCGATTTAAATGGACAACTTTATACTTTTGTATCAATGGCAGAATCTGAGAGAATAACCACACGATTTGCTTATGAATTAGCAAAAAACATAACTGAGGGCATGGAAGTTATTGGCaaaagattaaaataaaaataaccTGATTCTTATAGTATGACATGTCAGACCAACTAATCGGGGGCATGGTGTAAAGAAATCCATTTTCCACTTTTCGCTTGAGTCTGGTTGGCAGCTCTTTCAATATCCGCACCTCATCTCTCAAGGATGTAATAAAATGATCCAAATCAAATATATCTTGGAACTCACTGATACAAGTGACATAATCATAATCAGTTATTTGAGAAGAGATCTTAATTGTTTTCCACTAAAGAAGCTGAAAAACCTCCACACTCATACTCTCACCACCACATGGTCATTCAGCTCAAACAAAAATACTGACATGAAATGAAAAACTAACCTGGGGTCAGCCCAAAAGGATGCTTTATCCAATTCAGGGACTATTAGCGTGACATTTAAATATCTTGCAATTGCCACCATATCACATATCTGCACAATTACATCACATCATATAATCAAAACTAAAACCCCCAACACTACCGCAAATATAAAACACCAAACGCATGTACCAACCACTTACCGCCGCTCTCATTTGATTCAATCCTCCATTGCAAGACACCATCAAGTAACCATTGTTTTTATAAACCCCTGCAAAAAATCAACCAAATTATCACCCTCTAAAACAATTGGAAAAGTACTCCAATATATTCAAAGCACAATTCATCCAAACATGtagaaaaaaaaaactaaactCAGTTACAGGAAAAAAATCAGAGACGTAATGCAAAAGTCTATCACAATTTTCTATATACTCAAAAAAATATTGGTTACATCAAAACATTTAACAAATTAGTCATAACTGATAATACTTGTAACGGATTCCAGAGGACTAACGTGCAATTCAATTAAAGAGAACATTATGAAGCACAGACACGAGACACACGACACATACACATCCCTACACCAACATCTGCACcaataataatttgaaaaaatgaataaaCTAATAATCATCACAAGTGTCGGGTGTCGGTTTTGAACACGGACTCAGAGACACTTTTTTTCAAAGGGGTCGGTGCTACATAGTGGAATATATTTCTCAACAAGAAATATGAAATTGAGATGATGAGTAACTAACTCTTGGGTGGAAGAACCCTGGGCAGAGCAGCCGGAAACTCAACGATTGCAGATTCTTGAGTAAAACACGAAGGCCAACCTTTCAAAACTCTAGGACCCCACATATCACCAAATGCAGTTAACTGAACAATGCAAATCCACAATATCACCGACGTGGTAGCTCGTATCATCCACAAGTTCATCCTGGAAGACCTCACCGTCACCGTATTCTTCAACTTCTCAACCTTATTCTTACTCATCATCATCAACCCTTCCCAAATCACTTTCCCTCTTTTGCTCCTACTCTTGTCTTCTCTTCCCCACAACAACGGCTCCTTCATAACCCTCCCTTCTATCAATGTACACAATACCCAACCCTAAAATCTCTAACAATTACACTTCTTCCAATTTCACTTTCCTTGATCCACAACCGATGCCAACCAGATTCAAAACGAACAAAAGCTCAAGAGAAAATGAGTAAACCTCGAATTCCAAACCGCATTCCCACACTTTGCAACACTAAATCTAAATCGGAACGCGAAACGGAGAGATCTCCGAATTCAGAAAAAAAACGACCGGAGGCGGAGAAATCGCCGGCGACTGATCTGGAAGAATCGCCGGTGTCTCGCGCCTGTAAAATTGGCCGGCGAGAAATGGAGCGCGAGAACACAATTATTATATGAACCAAAAAGAGAGAATAATAGAACGCGTCACAAAATAGTGAGAGAGAAAAAAAATGAACGTTTGTATTAACGGTTGGTGACACACGCGTGACCGGCTTGGCTgaagaagaaagagaagaagcaCGAACCGTACGGTGGTGCCTCACAAAAACCGAACCGGTCTAGTAAAAGAGAAGGGTGGGTTACGAGTTTTTTTTCTGAATAATCTATTAATTAGGATTCACCGAATAAACAATAATTTCATTAATACAGTTTAATCGGTAATTGTACATAAAATATAGgacattttatttatttatattcagtcattaaattatttaatttaaaaataaaataattcagGTTTGAATTCCTATTAACTGAGTTAATTTAACATTTACAGTTTTTTTATTAATCGGGTTATGAGTCTTTATTGGTTGAAGCTGGCTCATTAAACCAAAACAGCCAATTAAATAGATGGGTCCCACCTACGTGTCCTCCATCAAAACTGTGTCATATACGTGGCGAATTTTGATTGTGGGCATTGTGAAAGTACTCTGTGGCATTCGGCGAGTTTCGTTCTCCCGCGCCGACAATATATCGCGAgatttcatttcattttcattttcattttc from Lathyrus oleraceus cultivar Zhongwan6 chromosome 1, CAAS_Psat_ZW6_1.0, whole genome shotgun sequence includes:
- the LOC127133875 gene encoding rhamnogalacturonan I rhamnosyltransferase 1 codes for the protein MKEPLLWGREDKSRSKRGKVIWEGLMMMSKNKVEKLKNTVTVRSSRMNLWMIRATTSVILWICIVQLTAFGDMWGPRVLKGWPSCFTQESAIVEFPAALPRVLPPKRVYKNNGYLMVSCNGGLNQMRAAICDMVAIARYLNVTLIVPELDKASFWADPSEFQDIFDLDHFITSLRDEVRILKELPTRLKRKVENGFLYTMPPISWSDMSYYKNQILPLIQKYKVVHLNRTDARLANNGQSLEIQKLRCRVNFSALRFTPQIEELGRKVINLLKQNGPFLVLHLRYEMDMLAFSGCTQGCNSDEVEELTRMRYAYPWWKEKIINSDLKRKDGLCPLTPEETALALRAFDIDQNIQIYIAAGEIYGGSRRMASLAKNYPKLVRKETLLEPSELQFFQNHSSQMAALDYLVSLESDIFVPTYDGNMAKVVEGHRRYLGFKKTILLNRKLLVELIDQYNNGAMSWDEFSSAVKQSHADRMGGATKRLVIPDRPKEEDFFYANPEECLEPSEDDTSRSTS